In Nocardioides cavernae, a single genomic region encodes these proteins:
- the rplU gene encoding 50S ribosomal protein L21, which produces MYAVVRSGSKQQKVAVGDVIEIDAMAAAGDTLTLPVVMVVDGDKVTATGLDKASVTVEVTGRTKGPKIIIQKYKNKTGYKKRQGHRQKYTQVKVTDISL; this is translated from the coding sequence GTGTACGCAGTCGTGCGCAGTGGCAGCAAGCAGCAGAAGGTTGCCGTGGGCGACGTCATCGAGATCGACGCGATGGCTGCCGCCGGTGACACCCTCACCCTTCCTGTGGTGATGGTCGTCGACGGTGACAAGGTCACCGCGACCGGCCTCGACAAGGCGAGCGTGACCGTCGAGGTCACCGGCCGCACCAAGGGTCCGAAGATCATCATCCAGAAGTACAAGAACAAGACCGGCTACAAGAAGCGCCAGGGTCACCGCCAGAAGTACACCCAGGTCAAGGTCACCGACATCTCCCTCTGA
- the rpmA gene encoding 50S ribosomal protein L27 produces the protein MAHKKGAASTKNGRDSNSQRLGVKRFGGQVVGAGEIIVRQRGTHFHPGTGVGRGGDDTLFALQAGAVEFGTRRGRKVVNIVPGE, from the coding sequence ATGGCTCACAAGAAGGGTGCTGCGAGCACCAAGAACGGCCGTGACTCCAACTCCCAGCGCCTCGGCGTGAAGCGGTTCGGCGGCCAGGTCGTCGGCGCCGGCGAGATCATCGTGCGCCAGCGTGGCACCCACTTCCACCCGGGCACCGGTGTGGGCCGTGGCGGCGACGACACCCTGTTCGCCCTGCAGGCCGGCGCCGTCGAGTTCGGCACCCGCCGCGGCCGCAAGGTCGTCAACATCGTCCCCGGCGAGTGA
- the obgE gene encoding GTPase ObgE, with protein sequence MAIPTFVDQVTLHLAAGRGGNGVASVKREKFKPLGGPDGGNGGQGGSIILQVDTSVTTLVDYHHSPKRRADNGGQGAGDHKNGGNGKDLVLTVPDGTLVKAEDGTALADLVGHGTTLIIAAGGRGGLGNAALASSKRKAPGFALLGEPGDEFVVRLELKVVADIGLVGFPSAGKSSLIAAISRARPKIADYPFTTLIPNLGVVTAGETTFVVADVPGLIEGAAEGRGLGHDFLRHIERCAALVHVVDTASIEPGRNPLDDLEVIEGELARYGGLEDRPRLVALNKVDVPDGQDIADMVVEELRGRGLRVFEVSAASGAGLRELTFAMAEIVVASREVAPADEPERIVLRPKAVDSGDDFDVVATDDGWRVRGTKPERWVRQTDFSNEEAVGFLADRLNRLGVEVKLAKMGAQEGDTVLIGADDNSVVFDFKPSVEAGAEMLGRRGEDERLREARPARDRRREIAEGMETKADEEARADVARRLDEERRKKGPNRSSGSSGVGPMAYEIGSKDDPDWDGSDD encoded by the coding sequence ATGGCCATCCCCACGTTCGTCGACCAGGTCACGCTGCACCTCGCGGCCGGACGAGGTGGCAACGGCGTGGCCTCGGTCAAGCGGGAGAAGTTCAAGCCGCTCGGCGGTCCCGACGGCGGCAACGGCGGTCAAGGCGGATCGATCATCCTCCAGGTCGACACGAGCGTCACGACCCTCGTCGACTACCACCACAGCCCGAAGCGCCGCGCCGACAACGGTGGCCAGGGCGCCGGGGACCACAAGAACGGCGGCAACGGCAAGGACCTGGTCCTGACCGTCCCCGACGGCACGCTCGTGAAGGCCGAGGACGGCACCGCGCTGGCCGACCTCGTCGGCCACGGGACGACGCTGATCATCGCCGCCGGCGGCCGCGGCGGCCTCGGCAACGCCGCCCTCGCCTCCTCCAAGCGCAAGGCCCCCGGGTTTGCCCTGCTGGGCGAGCCCGGCGACGAGTTCGTCGTACGCCTCGAGCTCAAGGTCGTGGCCGACATCGGCCTGGTCGGCTTCCCGAGCGCCGGCAAGTCGTCGCTGATCGCCGCGATCTCGCGGGCCCGGCCCAAGATCGCCGACTACCCGTTCACCACCCTCATCCCCAACCTCGGCGTGGTCACCGCCGGCGAGACGACCTTCGTGGTCGCCGACGTGCCCGGCCTGATCGAGGGTGCCGCCGAGGGCCGTGGCCTCGGCCACGACTTCCTGCGCCACATCGAGCGCTGCGCCGCGCTGGTCCACGTCGTCGACACGGCCTCCATCGAGCCGGGCCGCAACCCGCTCGACGACCTCGAGGTCATCGAGGGCGAGCTGGCCCGCTACGGCGGCCTCGAGGACCGGCCGCGGTTGGTCGCGCTCAACAAGGTCGACGTCCCGGACGGCCAGGACATCGCCGACATGGTGGTCGAGGAGCTGCGCGGTCGCGGACTGCGTGTGTTCGAGGTCAGCGCCGCCTCCGGCGCCGGCCTGCGCGAGCTCACCTTCGCCATGGCCGAGATCGTCGTCGCGTCCCGCGAGGTCGCGCCCGCGGACGAGCCCGAGCGGATCGTGCTCCGGCCGAAGGCGGTCGACAGCGGCGACGACTTCGACGTCGTCGCCACCGACGACGGGTGGCGGGTGCGCGGCACCAAGCCCGAACGCTGGGTGCGGCAGACCGATTTCAGCAACGAGGAGGCCGTGGGCTTCCTCGCCGACCGCCTCAACCGGCTCGGCGTCGAGGTCAAGCTCGCGAAGATGGGTGCCCAGGAGGGCGACACCGTCCTCATTGGCGCCGACGACAACTCGGTCGTCTTCGACTTCAAGCCCAGCGTCGAGGCCGGTGCGGAGATGCTCGGCCGTCGTGGTGAGGACGAGCGGCTGCGCGAGGCCCGTCCCGCCCGCGACCGCCGCCGCGAGATCGCGGAGGGGATGGAGACCAAGGCCGACGAGGAGGCCCGCGCCGACGTCGCCCGCCGCCTCGACGAGGAGCGCAGGAAGAAGGGTCCCAACCGCAGCTCCGGCAGCTCCGGCGTGGGCCCGATGGCCTACGAGATCGGCAGCAAGGACGACCCCGACTGGGACGGCAGTGACGACTGA
- the proB gene encoding glutamate 5-kinase has protein sequence MTTDRSTLVDGARRIVVKVGSSSLTTAAGGIDPARVRQLVEVLAAARGAGAEVVLVSSGAIAAGLAPLGLTKRPRGLAAQQAAASVGQGLLAHRYQEEFARHGIVTGQVLLTVDDVTRRAHYRNAHQTFAKLLELGVVPIVNENDTVATSEIRFGDNDRLAALVAHLVHADLLVLLSDVDGLYDGPPSRPGARLVPVVRSEEDLAAVTVGSAGSAGVGTGGMTTKVEAARIATGAGIDVLLTSAEQAAAALAGAEVGTHFEATGKRRPTRLLWLAHATSGQGTLSLDSGAVRAVVERRASLLAAGVTAVDGAFVAGDAVDLLDPDGAVVGRGLVNFDADELPALLGRSTSELKVALGAAYEREVIHRDDLVLL, from the coding sequence GTGACGACTGACCGCTCGACCCTGGTCGACGGTGCCCGCCGCATCGTCGTCAAGGTCGGCTCGTCGTCGCTGACCACCGCTGCAGGCGGCATCGACCCGGCCCGCGTACGCCAGCTGGTGGAGGTGCTGGCCGCCGCTCGCGGTGCCGGCGCAGAGGTCGTCCTGGTCTCGAGCGGTGCCATCGCCGCCGGCCTGGCCCCGCTCGGGCTGACGAAGCGGCCGCGCGGCCTCGCCGCGCAGCAGGCGGCCGCGTCCGTGGGGCAGGGTTTGTTGGCGCACCGCTACCAGGAGGAGTTCGCCCGGCACGGGATCGTCACGGGTCAGGTGCTCCTCACCGTCGACGACGTCACCCGGCGCGCGCACTACCGCAACGCGCACCAGACCTTCGCCAAGCTGCTCGAGCTCGGGGTCGTGCCGATCGTGAACGAGAACGACACGGTCGCCACCTCCGAGATCCGCTTCGGCGACAACGACAGGCTGGCGGCGCTGGTGGCCCACCTCGTGCACGCCGACCTGCTGGTCCTGCTGTCCGACGTCGACGGGCTCTACGACGGCCCGCCATCACGGCCCGGCGCGCGGCTGGTGCCGGTCGTGCGGTCCGAGGAGGACCTGGCCGCGGTGACCGTCGGGTCGGCGGGCTCCGCCGGCGTCGGCACCGGTGGCATGACCACCAAGGTCGAGGCCGCCCGCATCGCGACCGGTGCCGGCATCGACGTCCTGCTGACCTCCGCCGAGCAGGCCGCTGCCGCGCTGGCCGGCGCCGAGGTCGGCACCCACTTCGAGGCGACCGGCAAGCGCCGCCCCACCCGTCTGCTGTGGCTGGCCCACGCCACGTCCGGGCAGGGGACGCTGTCGCTGGACAGCGGTGCCGTGCGTGCCGTCGTCGAGCGTCGTGCCTCGCTGCTCGCGGCCGGCGTGACCGCCGTCGACGGCGCCTTCGTCGCCGGTGATGCCGTCGACCTGCTCGACCCGGACGGCGCCGTGGTGGGCCGCGGGCTCGTCAACTTCGACGCCGACGAGCTGCCCGCCCTCCTCGGCCGCTCGACCAGCGAGCTCAAGGTGGCGCTCGGGGCGGCGTACGAGCGCGAGGTCATCCACCGCGACGACCTCGTCCTGCTCTAG
- a CDS encoding MazG nucleotide pyrophosphohydrolase domain-containing protein yields MEFEQMQQRARAVRSRYAEVEASTYGRSWTTEEVMLGFLGDVGDLAKLVQGKAGVRPREDLDEALAHELADCLWSVLTLADAYDVDLAAAFASTMDELDEVLAED; encoded by the coding sequence ATGGAGTTCGAGCAGATGCAGCAGCGGGCCCGCGCGGTGCGGAGCAGGTACGCCGAGGTCGAGGCGTCGACGTACGGCCGGTCGTGGACGACCGAGGAGGTGATGCTCGGCTTCCTCGGCGACGTCGGCGACCTCGCCAAGCTGGTGCAGGGCAAGGCCGGCGTGCGCCCGCGCGAGGACCTCGACGAGGCGCTGGCCCACGAGCTCGCCGACTGCCTGTGGAGCGTCCTCACCCTCGCCGACGCCTACGACGTCGACCTCGCCGCTGCCTTCGCGAGCACGATGGACGAGCTCGACGAGGTGCTGGCGGAGGACTGA
- a CDS encoding HIT family protein: MHTHEPEGYDCPFCRIQRGLHNEHNRAEDVVAVTEHAFARVSPTWWPDNPGGVLVVPRVHHENLYDLPAEVGHAVWDLTQRLAVAMRASYDCDGVSTRQHNEPAGDQDVWHLHVHVLPRHHGDRLYERHPERRWVPPSARDPYAERLAAVLDLPRAFD; this comes from the coding sequence GTGCACACACACGAGCCCGAGGGGTACGACTGCCCGTTCTGCCGGATCCAGCGAGGCCTCCACAACGAGCACAACCGGGCCGAGGACGTCGTCGCCGTCACCGAGCACGCCTTCGCCCGCGTCTCCCCCACCTGGTGGCCGGACAACCCCGGCGGTGTCCTCGTGGTCCCGCGCGTCCACCACGAGAACCTCTACGACTTGCCCGCGGAGGTCGGCCACGCCGTGTGGGACCTCACCCAGCGGCTCGCGGTGGCGATGCGGGCGTCGTACGACTGCGACGGGGTGTCGACGCGGCAGCACAACGAGCCGGCCGGTGACCAGGACGTGTGGCACCTCCACGTGCACGTCCTGCCGCGCCACCACGGCGACCGGCTCTACGAGCGCCATCCCGAGCGACGGTGGGTGCCGCCGAGCGCGCGCGACCCGTACGCCGAGAGGCTCGCCGCCGTGCTCGACCTGCCACGCGCCTTCGACTGA
- a CDS encoding nucleotidyltransferase domain-containing protein, protein MHWEPSAEDLAEEAAFRRLYGEWKALDPAGLADFMATYDGEWWVVGGWAIDAFTGQARRHEDIDAVIWLRDLPLFRAMVGDRHHIWSAGVGALRPVNDDFPGPHEGSGQVWLRHHAQAPWFLDCLLAEDRDGLWVSRRDPDHVVPLADVTWAADDGIRYMRPEVVLHHKARLNRPKDDADLAVAWPLLGAAEQDWLREAVRKERADHPWLERMG, encoded by the coding sequence ATGCACTGGGAGCCCTCGGCGGAGGACCTCGCCGAAGAGGCCGCGTTCCGTCGGCTCTACGGCGAGTGGAAGGCGCTCGACCCGGCCGGACTGGCCGACTTCATGGCGACGTACGACGGCGAGTGGTGGGTCGTCGGTGGGTGGGCGATCGACGCCTTCACCGGACAGGCGCGGCGGCACGAGGACATCGACGCGGTGATCTGGCTGCGAGACCTGCCGCTCTTCCGGGCGATGGTGGGGGACCGACACCACATCTGGAGCGCCGGTGTCGGCGCGCTCCGGCCGGTGAACGACGACTTCCCCGGACCGCACGAGGGCTCGGGGCAGGTCTGGTTGCGCCACCACGCGCAGGCACCGTGGTTCCTCGACTGCCTGCTCGCCGAGGACCGCGACGGGCTGTGGGTGTCGCGCCGCGACCCCGACCACGTGGTGCCGCTGGCGGACGTGACATGGGCGGCGGACGACGGGATCCGCTACATGCGCCCGGAGGTGGTGCTGCACCACAAGGCCCGGCTCAACCGACCGAAGGACGATGCCGACCTCGCGGTGGCATGGCCGCTGCTCGGCGCGGCGGAGCAGGACTGGCTGCGCGAGGCCGTTCGCAAGGAGCGCGCGGACCACCCCTGGCTCGAGCGGATGGGCTGA
- a CDS encoding cysteine desulfurase family protein yields MNQPLVYLDHAATTPMLPAAIEAMTRQLTGVGNASSLHASGRGARRVVEESRETIARVIGARPGDVVFTSGGTESDNLALKGIFWARRAEDPRRTRVLSTAIEHHAVLDPLHWLAVSDGADVELLPVSPEGVLDLESLRDSVARDPESVALISVMWANNEVGSLQPVDEVVAIAAEHGIPVHTDAVQALGQVPVDFAASGVDALTFTGHKVGGPYGVGALVVRRDLAVSALVHGGGQERDIRSGTLDVPAIASLAAAVEESVKHQHEHAVRVAALRDDLVRRVVEVVPDAHLHGAPAGPQRLPGNAHLGFPGCEGDSLLMLLDARGIECSTGSACSAGVPQPSHVLLAMGCDEDQARHSLRFSLGHSTTPSDIDALVEAIGPVVERARAAKAR; encoded by the coding sequence ATGAACCAGCCGCTCGTCTACCTCGACCACGCCGCGACCACGCCGATGCTGCCGGCCGCGATCGAGGCGATGACGCGCCAGCTCACCGGTGTGGGCAACGCGAGCTCGCTGCACGCCTCCGGCCGCGGTGCCAGACGGGTGGTCGAGGAGTCCCGCGAGACCATCGCCCGAGTGATCGGTGCCAGGCCGGGGGACGTCGTCTTCACCTCCGGAGGCACCGAGTCCGACAACCTCGCGCTCAAGGGGATCTTCTGGGCCCGCCGCGCCGAGGACCCCCGTCGCACCCGCGTCCTCTCGACCGCCATCGAGCACCACGCGGTCCTCGACCCGCTCCACTGGCTCGCCGTGAGCGACGGCGCCGACGTCGAGCTGCTGCCCGTGTCGCCGGAGGGCGTGCTCGACCTCGAGTCGCTGAGGGACTCGGTCGCCAGGGACCCGGAGTCGGTCGCGCTGATCTCGGTGATGTGGGCCAACAACGAGGTCGGCTCCCTGCAGCCGGTCGACGAGGTCGTCGCGATCGCCGCCGAGCACGGCATCCCCGTGCACACCGACGCGGTCCAGGCCCTCGGTCAGGTGCCGGTCGACTTCGCCGCCTCCGGCGTCGACGCGCTGACCTTCACCGGCCACAAGGTGGGCGGCCCCTACGGCGTGGGTGCGCTCGTCGTACGTCGGGACCTGGCCGTCAGCGCCCTGGTGCACGGCGGCGGGCAGGAGCGCGACATCCGCAGCGGCACGCTCGACGTGCCGGCCATCGCCAGCCTCGCGGCCGCCGTCGAGGAGTCGGTCAAGCACCAGCACGAGCACGCCGTGCGCGTCGCCGCCCTGCGCGACGACCTGGTGCGCCGCGTCGTCGAGGTCGTGCCCGACGCCCACCTGCACGGCGCGCCGGCGGGGCCCCAGCGGCTCCCGGGCAACGCCCACCTCGGCTTCCCGGGCTGCGAGGGCGACTCGCTGCTGATGCTGCTCGACGCCCGCGGCATCGAGTGCTCCACCGGGTCCGCCTGCTCCGCGGGCGTCCCGCAGCCCTCCCACGTCCTGCTCGCGATGGGCTGCGACGAGGACCAGGCGCGACACTCGCTCCGCTTCTCGCTGGGCCACAGCACCACGCCGAGCGACATCGACGCCCTCGTCGAGGCGATCGGCCCGGTCGTGGAGCGCGCCCGGGCCGCCAAGGCACGATGA
- the mnmA gene encoding tRNA 2-thiouridine(34) synthase MnmA codes for MRVVAAMSGGVDSAVAAARAVEAGHEVTGVHLALSRNPASYRSGARGCCTIEDSNDARRAADVIGIPFYVWDLSDRFHEDVVEDFMDEYAAGRTPNPCLRCNEKIKFAAVLDRALALGFDAVATGHYAQLRTGADGLIEMHRATDHAKDQSYVLGVLDQGQLRHSMFPLGDTDKPAIRREAEARGLLVADKPDSHDICFVADGDNAGWLREKLGDRAPNHGGDIVDATTGETVGSHTGTYGFTIGQRRGLHLGVPAADGKPRFVLDIEPVSGTVTVGPRERLAVDHVAGVRPRWCGTVPERVEGTVQMRAHGAEHRAVVVVSGDHVEIDLLDPAEGIAPGQAAVIYDGTRVVGSATIESTRPVEVHA; via the coding sequence ATGAGGGTCGTCGCCGCCATGTCCGGCGGGGTGGACTCGGCCGTGGCCGCCGCCCGCGCCGTCGAGGCCGGGCACGAGGTGACCGGGGTGCACCTCGCCCTGAGCCGCAACCCGGCGTCGTACCGCTCCGGGGCGCGCGGGTGCTGCACCATCGAGGACAGCAACGACGCACGCCGCGCGGCCGACGTCATCGGCATCCCGTTCTACGTGTGGGACCTGTCCGACCGCTTCCACGAGGACGTCGTGGAGGACTTCATGGACGAGTACGCCGCCGGGCGCACGCCCAACCCGTGCCTGCGGTGCAACGAGAAGATCAAGTTCGCCGCCGTGCTCGACCGCGCGCTCGCCCTGGGCTTCGACGCGGTCGCGACCGGGCACTACGCGCAGCTGCGCACCGGGGCCGACGGGCTGATCGAGATGCACCGCGCCACCGACCACGCCAAGGACCAGTCCTACGTCCTCGGCGTGCTCGACCAGGGGCAGCTGCGGCACTCGATGTTCCCCCTCGGTGACACCGACAAGCCGGCCATCCGTCGCGAGGCCGAGGCCCGCGGTCTGCTCGTGGCCGACAAGCCCGACTCCCACGACATCTGCTTCGTCGCCGACGGCGACAACGCCGGCTGGCTTCGCGAGAAGCTCGGCGACCGGGCGCCCAACCACGGCGGCGACATCGTCGACGCCACCACCGGCGAGACGGTCGGCAGCCACACCGGCACCTACGGCTTCACCATCGGCCAGCGCCGCGGCCTCCACCTCGGCGTGCCCGCCGCGGACGGCAAGCCGCGGTTCGTGCTCGACATCGAGCCGGTCAGCGGAACCGTCACGGTCGGGCCCCGCGAGCGCCTGGCCGTCGACCACGTCGCCGGCGTGCGCCCGCGCTGGTGCGGCACGGTCCCCGAGCGGGTCGAGGGCACCGTCCAGATGCGCGCCCACGGGGCGGAGCACCGGGCGGTCGTCGTCGTGTCCGGGGACCACGTCGAGATCGACCTCCTCGACCCGGCCGAGGGGATCGCACCCGGGCAGGCCGCGGTGATCTACGACGGCACCCGCGTCGTCGGCTCGGCGACCATCGAGTCGACCCGTCCCGTCGAGGTCCACGCGTGA
- a CDS encoding methionine synthase: MTRATGVGSMPGTTDADHAEATRLVLGELPDLPHVPELPGRGVTAAMTGRGLAIVSGLGADLQPAGWRLTDASGVDHRRARSLLAQDLDTVEELAQDYQGAFKTQVAGPWTLAATVEKPRGDKVLADHGARRELAQALAEGVRTHLADLRRRLHGVDRWIVQVDEPVLAAVVAGQVPTASGFGRHRRVDLPEASAHLEWVVAAIVDAGGEAWVHSCAPKTPWSLVAGTGVHGLSADLDMLGPADLDTFAEVLESGRTTALGVVPSTAPATEVSEARTTERVQRWLDMLGLDPDGVGEHLVVTPTCGLAGASAEWAGRAVRLSATVARNL, translated from the coding sequence GTGACGCGAGCCACGGGCGTGGGCTCGATGCCCGGCACCACCGACGCCGACCACGCCGAGGCGACCCGCCTGGTCCTGGGCGAGCTGCCCGACCTCCCGCACGTGCCCGAGCTCCCCGGCCGAGGCGTGACGGCCGCGATGACGGGTCGTGGGCTCGCGATCGTGTCCGGCCTCGGCGCGGACCTCCAGCCCGCCGGCTGGCGGCTGACCGACGCCAGCGGCGTCGACCACCGTCGCGCGCGGTCGCTGCTCGCCCAGGACCTCGACACCGTCGAGGAGCTGGCGCAGGACTACCAGGGCGCGTTCAAGACCCAGGTCGCCGGCCCGTGGACCCTGGCCGCCACGGTCGAGAAGCCGCGCGGCGACAAGGTGCTCGCCGACCACGGCGCCCGCCGCGAGCTCGCGCAGGCGCTCGCCGAAGGCGTCCGCACCCACCTCGCCGACCTGCGGCGACGCCTCCACGGCGTCGACCGCTGGATCGTGCAGGTCGACGAGCCGGTGCTGGCCGCGGTCGTCGCCGGCCAGGTGCCGACCGCCAGCGGGTTCGGCCGGCACCGCAGGGTCGACCTCCCCGAGGCCTCGGCGCACCTGGAGTGGGTCGTCGCGGCGATCGTCGATGCCGGCGGCGAGGCATGGGTGCACTCCTGCGCGCCGAAGACGCCGTGGTCGCTCGTCGCCGGGACGGGGGTGCACGGCCTGTCCGCCGACCTCGACATGCTCGGCCCGGCCGACCTCGACACGTTCGCGGAGGTGCTCGAGTCCGGCCGCACCACCGCCCTCGGCGTCGTACCGTCCACGGCGCCGGCCACCGAGGTCTCGGAGGCGCGGACCACCGAGCGGGTGCAGCGGTGGCTCGACATGCTCGGCCTCGACCCGGACGGCGTGGGGGAGCACCTGGTCGTCACGCCGACCTGCGGCCTCGCCGGTGCGTCGGCTGAGTGGGCGGGCCGGGCCGTCAGGCTCTCCGCGACGGTCGCCCGGAACCTCTGA
- a CDS encoding alpha/beta hydrolase, giving the protein MTDPLLTTDDVPGDPRAMVLVLHGGKPRSDRVIGSTSASWRRAAWLQRAIVPQAHEARVGVWLARYRVRGWNGGAGPVADARWALDQIRAAHGDVPVVLLGHSMGARVAVHAADDSSVVGVVGLAPWWSADDPVSSLAGRALRAAHGRRDRITSFRETSRYVDRARAVASSAELHDMGGLGHYMLAGSQEWHDVALASVLEVVRGSGRPSRRA; this is encoded by the coding sequence GTGACCGATCCCCTCCTGACGACCGACGACGTCCCGGGCGACCCGCGAGCGATGGTCCTGGTCCTCCACGGGGGCAAGCCCCGGTCGGACCGGGTCATCGGCTCGACGAGCGCGTCCTGGCGCCGGGCCGCGTGGCTGCAGCGCGCGATCGTGCCGCAGGCCCACGAGGCCCGCGTCGGCGTCTGGCTCGCGCGCTACCGGGTGCGCGGGTGGAACGGTGGCGCCGGCCCGGTGGCCGACGCCCGGTGGGCCCTCGACCAGATCCGGGCCGCCCACGGCGACGTGCCGGTGGTGCTCCTCGGCCACTCCATGGGTGCCCGGGTGGCGGTCCACGCTGCCGACGACTCGTCGGTCGTCGGCGTCGTCGGGCTCGCGCCGTGGTGGTCCGCGGACGATCCCGTCTCCTCCCTCGCGGGCCGTGCCCTGCGGGCCGCCCACGGGCGCCGGGACCGCATCACGTCGTTCCGCGAGACCAGTCGCTACGTCGATCGTGCGCGCGCGGTGGCGAGCAGCGCCGAGCTCCACGACATGGGCGGCCTCGGCCACTACATGCTCGCGGGCTCGCAGGAGTGGCACGACGTGGCGCTCGCGTCGGTGCTCGAGGTGGTCAGAGGTTCCGGGCGACCGTCGCGGAGAGCCTGA
- a CDS encoding MFS transporter — MTDSTLVADEVTPEQHKRLRWALVLISLAQLMVVLDSTIANIALPYIGEDLSIEQANLQWIVTGYALTFGGFLLLGGRLADLYGRRRIFMTGVLLFAAASLVGGFAQNEVMLLGARGFQGLGAAMASPAALALITTTFPAGKERNRAFAVYAAMAGVGAAVGLILGGWLTGLDPILGLEGWRYTFLIVVPIGLAAAIFAPRFFDESERHSGWLDVPGAITGTGALLAIVYGLSRAGDVRYGWDDTTTVLSLVVGVALLGVFLLIESRAEHPLMPFRIFKSKNRAAAFAVMMIVPAAMFAMFFFLSLFIQLVVGYSPLHTGVAFLPFSIAMIISATTASKLIAFVDPRYLSGVGTLLSAAALYGFSRITVPEDPASILASLPASMGGQGVALGTDVSYWTQVLPFVVLMAFGMGLNFVPLTLVAVHHLRAQDTGIGSGVLNTMQQVGGALGLATLSTVSLHFAQTRADEIAPSIAAAAPQLDQGALGQLASLGSFTEGATMAFLVGSLMMVAASAIVWLFLDVKHEELATESAPEGVGVH; from the coding sequence ATGACCGACAGCACCCTGGTTGCCGACGAGGTGACCCCCGAGCAGCACAAGCGCTTGCGCTGGGCGCTCGTGCTCATCTCCCTCGCGCAGCTGATGGTGGTGCTCGACAGCACCATCGCCAACATCGCCCTCCCCTACATCGGCGAAGACCTGTCGATCGAGCAGGCCAACCTGCAGTGGATCGTCACGGGCTACGCCCTGACCTTCGGCGGGTTCCTGCTTCTCGGCGGCCGGCTGGCCGACCTCTACGGCAGGCGACGGATCTTCATGACCGGCGTGCTCCTGTTCGCGGCCGCCTCGCTCGTCGGCGGCTTCGCCCAGAACGAGGTCATGCTGCTCGGCGCCCGTGGCTTCCAGGGCCTCGGCGCTGCCATGGCGTCCCCCGCCGCCCTTGCCCTGATCACCACCACGTTCCCCGCCGGCAAGGAGCGCAACCGTGCGTTCGCGGTCTACGCCGCCATGGCGGGCGTGGGTGCCGCCGTCGGCCTCATCCTCGGCGGCTGGCTCACCGGCCTCGACCCGATCCTGGGCCTCGAGGGCTGGCGCTACACGTTCCTCATCGTCGTGCCGATCGGCCTGGCGGCGGCGATCTTCGCCCCCCGCTTCTTCGACGAGTCCGAGCGCCACTCCGGGTGGCTCGACGTCCCCGGTGCGATCACCGGCACCGGCGCCCTGCTGGCCATCGTCTACGGGCTGTCCCGCGCGGGTGACGTGCGCTACGGCTGGGACGACACCACCACCGTCCTGAGCCTCGTCGTCGGCGTGGCGCTGCTCGGTGTCTTCCTGCTCATCGAGTCGCGTGCCGAGCACCCGCTCATGCCGTTCCGGATCTTCAAGAGCAAGAACCGCGCTGCCGCCTTCGCGGTGATGATGATCGTCCCGGCGGCGATGTTCGCGATGTTCTTCTTCCTCTCGCTCTTCATCCAGCTCGTCGTGGGCTACTCCCCGCTCCACACCGGCGTTGCCTTCCTGCCCTTCTCGATCGCGATGATCATCTCGGCGACGACCGCGTCCAAGCTGATCGCCTTCGTCGACCCGCGCTACCTGTCGGGCGTGGGCACGCTGCTCTCGGCTGCGGCGCTCTACGGCTTCAGCCGGATCACCGTGCCGGAGGACCCGGCGTCGATCCTGGCCTCGCTACCGGCGTCGATGGGTGGCCAGGGCGTCGCGCTGGGCACGGACGTCAGCTACTGGACGCAGGTGTTGCCCTTCGTCGTCCTGATGGCCTTCGGCATGGGCCTCAACTTCGTGCCCCTCACGCTCGTCGCTGTGCACCACCTGCGCGCCCAGGACACCGGCATCGGGTCCGGGGTGCTCAACACGATGCAGCAGGTGGGTGGCGCACTGGGTCTGGCCACGCTGAGCACGGTGTCGCTCCACTTCGCGCAGACGCGCGCAGACGAGATCGCCCCGTCGATCGCGGCCGCCGCGCCGCAGCTCGACCAGGGGGCGCTCGGCCAGCTCGCCTCGCTCGGATCGTTCACCGAGGGCGCCACGATGGCGTTCCTGGTGGGCTCGCTGATGATGGTGGCAGCCTCGGCGATCGTGTGGCTGTTCCTCGACGTCAAGCACGAGGAGCTGGCCACGGAGTCCGCGCCCGAGGGCGTCGGCGTCCACTGA